One Bradyrhizobium manausense DNA segment encodes these proteins:
- a CDS encoding TfoX/Sxy family protein, translating to MDREFLIDLFADFGPVTIRKMFSGHGISADGINFALSLRAGLFFRADEVTIPDFEAEGSKPFQYSTRAKTVLVNSYWELPARLFDDSAELAQWARAALAAAQRAKVKKRPKGKKATKKVAPKKSAAKKRSAKKVAKKPVR from the coding sequence ATGGACCGCGAATTCCTGATCGACCTGTTCGCCGATTTCGGCCCCGTGACCATCCGAAAGATGTTCTCCGGCCACGGCATCTCCGCCGATGGCATCAACTTCGCGCTGTCGCTGCGGGCCGGCCTGTTCTTCCGCGCCGATGAGGTGACGATCCCGGACTTTGAGGCAGAGGGTTCAAAGCCGTTCCAGTATTCGACCCGCGCCAAGACGGTGCTGGTGAATTCCTATTGGGAGTTGCCGGCGCGCCTGTTCGACGATTCCGCGGAGCTCGCGCAATGGGCGAGGGCAGCGCTCGCCGCCGCCCAGCGTGCCAAGGTGAAGAAGCGGCCGAAGGGGAAGAAGGCAACGAAAAAGGTCGCGCCGAAGAAGTCTGCAGCAAAGAAGCGGTCGGCCAAGAAAGTTGCCAAGAAACCGGTACGGTAG
- a CDS encoding HesB/IscA family protein, with protein MTQATPASTPKPRRPRPQVMRLTDAAAQRITELTQRADSEIVGLRVGVKNGGCAGQSYTVEYAHDVRPTDEVVEDKGVKILVDPKAVLFLLGTEMDYTADKMQAQFVFNNPNQISACGCGESVELRPAKIDG; from the coding sequence ATGACACAGGCAACACCAGCATCTACTCCGAAGCCGCGGCGCCCGCGTCCGCAGGTGATGCGGCTGACGGATGCCGCTGCCCAGCGCATCACCGAGCTGACCCAGCGCGCAGACTCCGAGATCGTCGGCCTGCGCGTCGGCGTGAAGAACGGCGGCTGCGCCGGCCAGTCCTACACGGTCGAGTATGCCCATGACGTCCGCCCGACCGACGAGGTCGTCGAGGACAAGGGCGTCAAGATCCTGGTCGATCCGAAGGCCGTGCTGTTCCTGCTCGGCACCGAGATGGACTACACGGCCGACAAGATGCAGGCCCAGTTCGTCTTCAACAACCCCAACCAGATCTCCGCCTGCGGCTGCGGCGAGTCAGTCGAGTTACGCCCGGCGAAGATCGACGGGTAG
- a CDS encoding DEAD/DEAH box helicase, translating to MSFSNLGLSEKVLAAVAATGYTTPTPIQEQAIPHVLARKDVLGIAQTGTGKTAAFVLPMLTILEKGRARARMPRTLILEPTRELAAQVKENFDRYGAGQKLNVALLIGGVSFGDQDAKLTRGVDVLIATPGRLLDHTERGGLLLTGVELLVIDEADRMLDMGFIPDIERICKLVPFTRQTLFFTATMPPEIRRITEAFLHNPQKVEVSKPATTAVTVTQSQVPAGREAHEKRELLRRLLREAKDLKNAIIFCNRKREVAIVHKSLQKHGFSVGALHGDMDQPARMAALEQFRKGELPLLVASDVAARGLDIPEVSHVFNFDVPHHPDDYVHRVGRTGRAGRTGTAISIVTPLDQKSMVAIEKLIGQSIPRAEGDYEVQADSGEQRDRPRESRGRDRERSRGGRGKPQRGRDRGERSHEARPSSEATSSPDARPAAEARPAREARPAREARPPREARQSSEPRHGSRQQANNSHVPSIGRPEPRRQREADTEPGDHSHLPAFLLRPVRSPAGA from the coding sequence ATGTCCTTTTCCAATCTCGGACTATCCGAAAAAGTCCTCGCCGCAGTGGCGGCCACCGGTTACACCACCCCTACCCCCATCCAGGAACAGGCGATTCCCCACGTCCTCGCACGCAAGGATGTGCTCGGCATCGCCCAGACCGGCACCGGCAAGACCGCAGCCTTCGTGCTGCCGATGCTCACCATCCTCGAAAAGGGCAGAGCCCGGGCGCGCATGCCGCGGACGCTGATCCTCGAGCCCACCCGCGAACTCGCGGCTCAGGTGAAGGAAAACTTCGACCGCTACGGTGCCGGCCAGAAACTCAACGTCGCGCTCCTGATCGGCGGCGTTTCCTTCGGTGACCAGGATGCCAAGCTGACGCGCGGCGTCGACGTGCTGATCGCGACCCCGGGCCGGCTGCTCGACCACACCGAGCGCGGCGGCCTGCTGCTCACCGGCGTCGAACTGCTGGTCATCGACGAAGCCGACCGCATGCTGGACATGGGTTTCATTCCCGACATCGAGCGCATCTGCAAGCTCGTCCCCTTCACGCGGCAGACCCTGTTCTTCACCGCGACCATGCCGCCGGAAATCCGGCGCATCACCGAGGCCTTCCTGCACAATCCGCAGAAGGTCGAAGTCTCCAAGCCGGCCACCACCGCCGTCACCGTCACGCAGTCGCAAGTTCCTGCCGGTCGCGAGGCGCACGAGAAGCGCGAGCTGCTTCGCCGCCTGCTGCGCGAGGCCAAGGATCTCAAGAACGCGATCATCTTCTGCAATCGCAAGCGCGAAGTCGCGATCGTGCACAAATCCCTCCAGAAGCACGGCTTCAGTGTCGGCGCCCTGCATGGCGACATGGACCAGCCGGCCCGCATGGCGGCGCTCGAACAATTCCGCAAGGGCGAGCTGCCGCTGCTGGTCGCCTCCGACGTCGCCGCCCGCGGCCTCGACATTCCCGAGGTCAGCCACGTCTTCAATTTCGACGTCCCTCATCATCCCGATGATTACGTCCACCGCGTCGGTCGAACCGGCCGCGCCGGCCGCACCGGCACCGCGATCTCGATCGTTACGCCGCTCGACCAGAAGTCGATGGTTGCGATCGAGAAGCTGATCGGCCAGAGCATTCCGCGCGCCGAAGGCGATTACGAGGTGCAAGCGGATTCGGGTGAGCAGCGCGACCGACCGCGCGAGTCGCGCGGCCGCGATCGTGAACGTTCCCGTGGCGGACGCGGCAAGCCGCAGCGCGGTCGCGATCGTGGTGAGCGCAGCCACGAGGCACGCCCCTCCTCCGAGGCAACGTCTTCGCCGGACGCAAGGCCGGCTGCCGAGGCACGGCCTGCTCGCGAAGCACGGCCGGCACGCGAGGCAAGGCCGCCACGCGAAGCCCGGCAATCGTCCGAGCCGCGTCATGGTTCGCGCCAGCAGGCCAACAACTCGCACGTGCCGTCGATCGGCCGTCCCGAGCCGCGCCGCCAGCGCGAAGCCGACACCGAGCCCGGCGATCACTCGCATCTTCCGGCATTCCTGCTACGGCCGGTCCGCTCCCCCGCCGGAGCCTGA
- a CDS encoding cysteine desulfurase: MSTHPAVKNGAYDVARVRQDFPALAMQVYGKNLVYLDNAASAQKPSAVLDRMTQAYSSEYANVHRGLHYLANAATEAYEGGRTKVAQFINAPRTEEVIFTRNATEAINLVASSWGGPNIGEGDEIVISIMEHHSNIVPWHFLRERQGAVIKWAPVDDEGNFLIDEFEKLLTPKTKLVAITQMSNALGTIVPVKDVVKIAHARGIPVLVDGSQGAVHLPVDVQDIGCDFYVFTGHKVYGPTGIGVLWAKYDHLVAMRPFNGGGEMIREVSREIVTYGDPPHKFEAGTPAIVEAVGLGAAIDYVNSIGKERIAAHEADLTAYAQEKLREINSLRLIGTARGKGPVISFELKGAHAHDVATVIDRQGIAVRAGTHCVMPLLERFNVTATCRASFGMYNTREEVDHLAQALLKARDLFA, translated from the coding sequence ATGAGTACGCATCCCGCGGTCAAGAACGGCGCCTATGACGTCGCGCGCGTGCGCCAGGATTTTCCGGCGCTTGCCATGCAGGTCTACGGCAAGAATCTGGTCTATCTCGACAACGCCGCCTCGGCCCAGAAGCCGAGCGCTGTGCTCGACCGGATGACGCAGGCCTACAGTAGCGAATACGCCAACGTGCATCGTGGCCTGCATTACCTCGCGAACGCTGCGACTGAAGCCTATGAGGGCGGCCGCACCAAGGTCGCGCAGTTCATCAACGCACCCCGCACGGAAGAAGTGATTTTCACTCGAAATGCGACGGAAGCGATCAATCTGGTCGCGTCGTCCTGGGGCGGGCCGAATATCGGAGAAGGCGACGAGATCGTCATCTCGATCATGGAGCATCACTCCAACATCGTGCCCTGGCATTTCCTCAGGGAACGTCAGGGCGCCGTGATCAAGTGGGCGCCGGTCGACGACGAGGGCAACTTCCTCATCGACGAGTTCGAGAAGCTGCTGACGCCGAAGACCAAGCTGGTCGCGATCACGCAGATGTCGAATGCGCTCGGCACCATCGTGCCGGTTAAGGACGTCGTGAAGATCGCCCACGCCCGCGGCATTCCTGTGCTGGTCGACGGCAGCCAGGGCGCGGTTCATCTGCCGGTCGACGTCCAGGACATCGGCTGCGATTTCTACGTCTTCACCGGCCACAAGGTGTACGGCCCGACCGGTATCGGCGTTCTCTGGGCCAAGTACGATCACCTCGTCGCGATGCGCCCCTTCAACGGTGGCGGCGAGATGATCCGCGAGGTCTCGCGCGAGATCGTCACCTATGGCGATCCCCCGCACAAGTTCGAGGCCGGCACGCCGGCGATCGTCGAGGCTGTCGGCCTTGGTGCGGCCATCGACTACGTCAATTCGATCGGCAAGGAGCGCATCGCCGCGCATGAGGCCGATCTCACCGCCTACGCCCAGGAGAAGCTGCGCGAGATCAACTCGCTGCGGCTGATCGGCACGGCAAGAGGCAAGGGCCCGGTGATCTCCTTCGAGCTGAAGGGCGCGCATGCCCATGACGTCGCCACCGTGATCGATCGTCAGGGCATCGCGGTGCGCGCGGGCACCCATTGCGTGATGCCGCTTTTAGAGCGGTTCAACGTGACGGCCACCTGCCGCGCCTCGTTCGGCATGTATAATACACGGGAAGAAGTCGATCATCTGGCACAGGCGCTGCTCAAGGCGCGGGATTTGTTCGCATGA
- the sufC gene encoding Fe-S cluster assembly ATPase SufC — translation MALLEVKDLKVRVEEREILHGLTLTVNEGEIHAIMGPNGSGKSTLSHVIAGKPGYEVTDGQILFRGEDLLEMSPDMRAAKGVFLAFQYPVEIPGVATMNFLRTALNAQRKARGESEYSTPDFLKKVREVSKSLNIPQDMLKRGVNVGFSGGEKKRNEVLQMALFEPSLCILDEMDSGLDIDALRIAADGVNALHSPKRAMVVITHYQRLLNYIVPDIVHVMSKGRVVKSGGKELALELEASGYAQFEDAA, via the coding sequence ATGGCTTTGCTTGAAGTGAAAGACCTCAAGGTTCGTGTCGAGGAGCGTGAGATCCTCCACGGCCTGACGCTGACCGTGAACGAAGGCGAAATCCACGCGATCATGGGGCCGAACGGCTCGGGCAAGTCGACGCTCTCGCACGTCATTGCCGGCAAGCCCGGTTACGAGGTCACCGACGGCCAGATCCTGTTTAGGGGCGAAGACCTCCTGGAGATGTCGCCGGACATGCGCGCCGCCAAGGGCGTGTTCCTGGCGTTCCAGTATCCGGTCGAGATTCCCGGCGTCGCCACCATGAACTTCCTGCGCACCGCGCTGAACGCGCAGCGCAAGGCCCGCGGCGAGAGCGAATATTCGACGCCGGACTTCCTGAAGAAGGTCCGCGAAGTCTCGAAGTCGCTGAACATCCCGCAGGACATGCTCAAGCGCGGCGTCAATGTCGGCTTCTCCGGCGGCGAGAAGAAGCGCAACGAGGTGCTGCAGATGGCGCTGTTCGAGCCGAGCCTGTGCATCCTCGACGAGATGGATTCAGGCCTGGACATCGACGCGCTGCGCATCGCAGCCGACGGCGTCAATGCGCTGCACTCGCCCAAGCGCGCGATGGTCGTCATCACCCATTATCAGCGCCTGCTGAACTACATCGTGCCCGACATCGTGCACGTCATGTCGAAGGGCCGTGTCGTGAAGAGCGGCGGCAAGGAACTGGCGCTGGAGCTGGAAGCGTCCGGCTACGCCCAGTTCGAGGATGCCGCGTAA
- a CDS encoding cysteine desulfurase family protein, which yields MPSRVYLDWNATTPLRVEARAAMLAAYELIGNPSSVHAEGREARRLVEDARGVLATAVGALPRNVVFTSAGTEANTLALSPGLRGRSGEPVLRLLVSAVEHASVLAGGRFPAESARQVRVTRSGVVDLDHLRELLADGPPALVSIMAANNETGALQPVAEAAGLVQEAGGLLHVDAIQALGKIAFNMNTVGADLATFSAHKIGGPKGVGALVVAEGLAGLEPVLRGGGQELGRRAGTENVAGIAGFGAAVRAGLQTLQEDAERISSLRDRLENGLKSIAGASVFSDNGRRLPNTVLFTAPGLKAETAVIGFDLEGIAVSSGSACSSGKVQPSHVLSAMGFDPVVAQGAVRLSLGWSTEPEDINRALEAWRKLGNTLLRA from the coding sequence ATGCCGAGCCGTGTCTATCTCGATTGGAATGCGACCACACCGCTGCGCGTCGAAGCACGCGCAGCGATGCTGGCCGCATACGAACTGATCGGCAACCCGTCCTCGGTCCATGCCGAGGGACGGGAGGCGCGGCGGCTGGTGGAGGATGCACGTGGTGTGCTGGCGACGGCCGTAGGCGCGCTGCCGCGGAACGTGGTCTTCACGTCCGCTGGAACCGAAGCCAATACGCTGGCGCTTTCGCCCGGTCTGCGCGGCCGATCGGGCGAGCCGGTGCTGCGGCTTCTGGTCTCCGCGGTCGAGCATGCCTCCGTGCTGGCGGGCGGCCGGTTCCCGGCAGAGAGTGCGCGCCAGGTCCGGGTCACGCGCTCCGGCGTGGTTGATCTCGATCACCTCAGAGAACTGCTCGCCGATGGACCGCCGGCGCTGGTCTCGATCATGGCGGCCAACAACGAGACCGGTGCGCTCCAACCGGTGGCGGAGGCGGCAGGGCTCGTGCAGGAGGCCGGCGGCCTCCTGCATGTCGACGCGATCCAGGCGCTCGGCAAAATTGCATTCAATATGAATACAGTTGGCGCGGACCTTGCGACCTTTTCTGCGCATAAGATCGGCGGCCCCAAGGGTGTCGGAGCGCTGGTCGTGGCCGAAGGGCTGGCCGGACTTGAGCCGGTGCTCAGGGGTGGCGGACAGGAACTCGGCCGGCGGGCGGGAACCGAGAATGTCGCTGGGATCGCGGGCTTCGGCGCCGCGGTGAGGGCCGGGCTTCAGACTCTTCAGGAGGATGCGGAACGGATATCAAGCCTCAGAGATCGCTTGGAAAATGGCCTCAAATCCATTGCGGGAGCGAGCGTCTTCTCGGACAACGGGAGGAGGTTGCCGAATACCGTCTTGTTTACCGCACCCGGGCTGAAGGCCGAGACCGCGGTGATCGGATTCGATCTCGAAGGTATCGCCGTCTCCTCGGGCTCCGCCTGTTCCTCAGGCAAGGTCCAGCCCTCCCACGTGCTCTCGGCGATGGGGTTTGACCCTGTCGTGGCCCAAGGAGCGGTGCGTCTCAGTCTGGGCTGGTCCACGGAGCCTGAGGACATCAATAGGGCGTTAGAGGCTTGGCGAAAGCTCGGTAATACCCTACTTAGAGCCTAA
- the fabA gene encoding bifunctional 3-hydroxydecanoyl-ACP dehydratase/trans-2-decenoyl-ACP isomerase, whose translation MPNPLDFHAPQPSYTRDELLRSSEGGYFGPGNAQLPAPPMLMMDRISEISLDGGEYGKGHIVGELDIVPDHWFFDAHYIGDAIMPPTLALDAMWQMVGYWLGWSGSPGKGRAIGVGEVEATGEVTPNAKRVRYEVAMRMVRRGKLVLGIADGRVIADGVSVFIAKDMRVGLTKAAD comes from the coding sequence GTGCCCAATCCTCTTGATTTTCACGCACCGCAGCCGTCCTACACCAGAGACGAGCTGCTGAGATCGAGCGAAGGCGGCTATTTCGGCCCAGGCAACGCGCAATTGCCGGCTCCGCCGATGCTGATGATGGACCGCATCTCCGAGATCAGCCTGGATGGCGGCGAATACGGCAAGGGCCACATCGTCGGCGAGCTCGACATTGTGCCGGACCACTGGTTCTTCGACGCTCATTATATTGGTGACGCCATCATGCCGCCGACGCTCGCGCTGGACGCCATGTGGCAGATGGTCGGCTATTGGCTCGGCTGGTCGGGCTCGCCCGGCAAGGGCCGCGCCATCGGCGTCGGCGAGGTCGAGGCCACGGGCGAAGTCACACCAAACGCAAAACGCGTGCGGTACGAGGTCGCCATGCGCATGGTCCGGCGCGGCAAGCTGGTGCTCGGCATTGCGGACGGTCGTGTCATCGCCGACGGCGTCAGCGTCTTCATCGCCAAGGATATGCGGGTCGGCCTGACCAAAGCCGCTGATTAA
- a CDS encoding SUF system Fe-S cluster assembly protein, with translation MSDTAEIKANPMQTHSALPPEETERLTTEIIAGLKTVFDPEIPADIYELGLIYKVEIKDDRSVDVQMTLTTPNCPAAGELPTMVENAVASVPGVGVVDVKVVWEPAWTPERMSDEARLVLNMW, from the coding sequence ATGAGTGACACGGCCGAAATCAAAGCCAATCCGATGCAGACCCATTCGGCGCTGCCGCCGGAGGAGACCGAGCGTCTCACCACCGAGATCATCGCCGGGCTCAAGACTGTGTTCGACCCGGAGATCCCGGCCGACATCTACGAGCTCGGCCTGATCTACAAGGTCGAGATCAAGGACGACCGTTCGGTCGACGTGCAGATGACGCTGACGACGCCGAACTGCCCGGCCGCCGGTGAGCTGCCGACCATGGTCGAGAACGCGGTCGCCAGCGTCCCCGGCGTCGGCGTGGTCGACGTCAAGGTCGTCTGGGAGCCGGCCTGGACGCCGGAACGCATGAGCGACGAGGCGCGCCTCGTCCTCAACATGTGGTGA
- the sufB gene encoding Fe-S cluster assembly protein SufB, whose translation MPAVQETVERVKRIDVDQYRYGFETLIDSEKAPKGLSEEIVKFISQKKNEPAWMLQWRLEAYRRWLTMTEPTWARVDYPKIDFQDLYYYAAPKPKKTVTSLDEIDPEILKTYEKLGIPLREVAMLEGVEPKPGEQDPARRKIAVDAVFDSVSVATTFKAELKKAGVIFMPISEAIREHPELVQKYLGSVVPTSDNFYATLNSAVFSDGSFVYVPPGVRCPMELSTYFRINERNTGQFERTLIIADKGSYVSYLEGCTAPQRDENQLHAAVVELVAHDDAEIKYSTVQNWYPGNSEGKGGIYNFVTKRGDCRGNNSKISWTQVETGSAITWKYPSCILRGDNSRGEFYSIAISNGFQQVDSGTKMIHLGKNTSSRIISKGIAAGKSQNTYRGLVTAHRKATGARNFTACDSLLIGDKCGAHTVPYIEAKNSSATFEHEATTSKISEDVLFYCVQRGLSQEEAVGLVVNGFVKDVLQQLPMEFAVEAQKLISISLEGSVG comes from the coding sequence ATGCCAGCCGTCCAGGAGACGGTCGAGCGCGTCAAGCGCATCGACGTCGACCAGTATCGTTATGGGTTTGAAACCCTGATCGACTCCGAGAAGGCCCCCAAAGGGCTGTCGGAAGAGATCGTAAAATTCATCTCGCAGAAGAAGAATGAACCCGCCTGGATGCTCCAGTGGCGGCTTGAGGCCTATCGCCGCTGGCTGACCATGACCGAGCCGACCTGGGCGCGCGTCGATTATCCCAAGATCGACTTCCAGGACCTCTATTACTACGCGGCGCCGAAGCCGAAGAAGACGGTGACCTCGCTCGACGAGATCGACCCGGAGATCCTCAAGACCTACGAGAAGCTCGGCATTCCCCTGCGGGAAGTTGCCATGCTCGAGGGCGTCGAGCCCAAGCCCGGCGAGCAAGACCCCGCGCGCCGCAAGATCGCGGTCGATGCTGTCTTCGATTCGGTTTCGGTCGCGACCACCTTCAAAGCGGAGTTGAAGAAGGCCGGCGTGATCTTCATGCCGATCTCGGAGGCGATCCGCGAGCACCCCGAATTGGTGCAGAAATATCTGGGCTCGGTGGTTCCGACCTCGGACAATTTCTACGCGACGCTGAACTCGGCGGTGTTCTCCGACGGCTCGTTCGTCTACGTGCCGCCGGGCGTGCGTTGCCCGATGGAGCTGTCGACCTATTTCCGTATCAACGAGCGCAACACCGGCCAGTTCGAGCGCACGCTGATCATCGCCGACAAGGGCTCCTACGTCTCCTATCTCGAAGGCTGCACCGCGCCGCAGCGCGACGAGAACCAGCTGCACGCCGCCGTGGTCGAGCTCGTCGCGCATGACGACGCCGAGATCAAGTATTCGACGGTGCAGAATTGGTATCCGGGCAACTCGGAAGGCAAGGGCGGCATCTACAATTTCGTCACCAAGCGTGGCGACTGCCGTGGCAATAATTCCAAGATCTCCTGGACCCAGGTCGAGACGGGGTCGGCGATCACCTGGAAATATCCGAGCTGCATCCTGCGCGGAGATAACTCCCGCGGCGAGTTCTACTCGATCGCGATCTCGAACGGCTTCCAGCAGGTCGATTCGGGCACCAAGATGATCCATCTCGGCAAGAACACGTCGAGCCGCATCATCTCCAAGGGCATCGCCGCCGGCAAGTCGCAGAACACCTATCGCGGCCTCGTCACCGCGCATCGCAAGGCGACCGGCGCCCGCAACTTCACGGCCTGCGATTCCCTGTTGATCGGCGACAAATGCGGCGCGCACACCGTGCCGTACATCGAGGCCAAGAACTCCTCGGCAACGTTCGAGCACGAGGCGACGACGTCGAAGATCTCCGAGGACGTGCTGTTCTACTGCGTCCAGCGCGGCCTTAGCCAGGAAGAGGCTGTCGGCCTCGTCGTCAACGGCTTCGTCAAGGACGTGCTGCAGCAACTGCCGATGGAATTTGCGGTGGAAGCGCAGAAGCTGATTTCGATCTCGCTTGAAGGGTCGGTCGGCTGA
- a CDS encoding GGDEF domain-containing protein: MVKVLDEHERTMAFAEVALGQIRSLKQTAIPRNYEIWYVYATGYNAPLNKIINETLARNGKLSESDLEQIYDTYLSHIKTTDRIDKVGSRVIGEIDDVMTVLSDALGMTGAYDASLAGATDQLSSAKSREQIKTIVEALLRSTGEMRETNKALEDRLTLSKSEISNLQQSLEAIRAESLTDPLTGLGNRKYFDRMIGMAVQSALASGEPLSLLMFDIDHFKSFNDSYGHLTGDQVLRLVGLSLKQTIKGQDITARYGGEEFAVVLPNTALRQALTVADHIRRAVMAKELKKKSTGEILGRVTISVGVSMLKQGDDTDALIERADACLYAAKRNGRNRVICEIDPEFAVESHNRVA, from the coding sequence GTGGTCAAGGTGCTCGACGAACACGAACGCACGATGGCGTTCGCCGAGGTGGCGCTCGGTCAGATCCGATCGCTCAAGCAGACTGCAATCCCCCGCAATTACGAGATCTGGTACGTCTACGCGACCGGCTACAACGCGCCGCTCAACAAGATCATCAACGAGACGCTCGCGCGCAACGGCAAGCTTTCCGAATCCGATCTCGAGCAGATCTACGATACCTATCTCTCCCACATCAAAACGACCGACCGCATCGACAAGGTCGGCTCGCGCGTCATCGGCGAGATCGACGACGTGATGACAGTGTTGAGCGACGCGCTCGGCATGACCGGCGCCTACGACGCCAGCCTGGCGGGCGCGACCGACCAGCTGTCCTCGGCCAAGAGCCGCGAGCAGATCAAGACGATCGTCGAAGCGCTGCTGCGCTCGACCGGCGAGATGCGTGAGACCAACAAGGCACTCGAAGACCGGCTGACCTTGTCGAAAAGCGAGATCAGCAATCTCCAGCAGAGCCTGGAGGCGATCCGCGCCGAGAGCCTGACCGATCCCCTGACCGGTCTCGGCAACCGCAAATATTTCGATCGTATGATCGGCATGGCCGTGCAGAGCGCGCTTGCGAGCGGCGAGCCGCTGTCGCTGCTGATGTTCGACATCGACCACTTCAAGTCGTTCAACGATTCCTATGGCCACCTGACCGGCGATCAGGTGCTCCGGCTGGTCGGCCTGTCGCTGAAGCAAACCATCAAGGGCCAGGACATCACCGCGCGCTATGGCGGCGAGGAATTCGCGGTCGTGCTGCCCAACACCGCGTTGCGTCAGGCTCTCACTGTCGCCGACCATATCCGGCGCGCCGTGATGGCCAAGGAATTGAAGAAGAAATCCACCGGCGAGATTCTCGGCCGCGTCACCATTTCCGTCGGCGTCTCCATGCTGAAGCAGGGCGACGACACCGACGCGCTGATCGAGCGTGCGGATGCCTGCCTCTATGCCGCCAAGCGCAACGGCCGCAACCGCGTGATCTGTGAAATCGACCCGGAGTTCGCGGTCGAGTCGCACAACCGGGTGGCTTGA
- the sufD gene encoding Fe-S cluster assembly protein SufD: MNVAVAKTGNGRAVSDLFASAEGRLPGSPGVVAVRREAFETYERLGLPHRRIEEWKYTDLRALVGEVLPLAAAPDAAALKRAADAVKAHAIAGARKLVLVDGVFAADLSDLKALTAEAGFKTLHETLEKDAGLLKTAATDAVIALNAAMATDGLVLDIADGAQLSAPIQILHIATAASASAFTRSQVAIGKGARATIVESFVAAGAKAYQVNDAVILTVGDDADVAHIRLMDDAPDAVNVSSHFVTIGANVKFNFFNMTTGAAVSRLQGFITLAGEGSELSANGVNLLQKTEHGDTTLVVDHAVPNCVSREVFRAVIDDRAHSVFQGRIIVRPDAQKTDGKMMTRALLLSDEAEADNKPELEIFADDVSCGHGATAGALDDSLLFYLKARGLPEKQAQALLIQAFVGEAIEQIAADDLREHVIGIAERWLERRS; the protein is encoded by the coding sequence ATGAACGTTGCTGTGGCAAAGACCGGAAACGGCCGCGCGGTGAGCGATCTCTTCGCCAGCGCTGAGGGCCGGCTGCCGGGTTCGCCTGGAGTGGTCGCAGTGCGCCGCGAGGCGTTCGAGACCTATGAGCGTCTCGGCCTGCCGCACCGCCGGATCGAGGAATGGAAATACACCGATCTGCGCGCGCTGGTCGGCGAGGTGCTGCCGCTGGCAGCCGCGCCCGATGCGGCCGCGCTGAAGCGCGCGGCAGATGCCGTGAAGGCACACGCGATCGCGGGTGCTCGCAAGCTGGTGCTGGTCGACGGCGTGTTCGCGGCTGATCTCTCCGACCTCAAGGCGCTCACCGCCGAGGCGGGTTTCAAGACATTGCATGAGACGCTGGAGAAGGATGCCGGCCTGCTGAAGACGGCGGCCACCGACGCCGTGATCGCGCTCAACGCGGCGATGGCAACAGACGGCCTTGTGCTTGATATCGCCGACGGCGCGCAGCTATCCGCACCGATCCAGATCCTCCACATCGCGACCGCTGCGTCGGCGTCGGCCTTCACCCGTTCGCAGGTGGCGATCGGGAAGGGCGCTCGCGCCACCATCGTCGAGAGCTTCGTTGCGGCCGGGGCCAAGGCCTACCAGGTCAACGACGCCGTGATCCTCACGGTCGGCGACGATGCCGATGTTGCCCATATCCGCCTGATGGACGATGCGCCTGACGCGGTAAACGTGTCGTCGCACTTCGTCACCATCGGCGCGAACGTCAAATTCAACTTCTTCAACATGACGACCGGTGCGGCTGTCAGCCGCCTGCAGGGTTTCATTACCTTGGCGGGCGAGGGCAGCGAGCTCTCGGCCAATGGCGTGAACCTGTTGCAGAAGACCGAGCATGGCGACACCACGCTGGTGGTCGACCATGCCGTGCCGAACTGCGTCAGCCGCGAAGTGTTCCGCGCGGTGATCGACGACCGCGCCCATTCGGTGTTCCAGGGCCGCATCATCGTCCGTCCCGACGCGCAGAAGACCGACGGCAAGATGATGACGCGCGCGCTGCTGCTCTCGGACGAAGCCGAGGCCGACAACAAGCCTGAGCTCGAGATCTTCGCCGACGACGTCTCCTGCGGCCATGGTGCCACCGCCGGCGCGCTGGACGACAGCCTGCTGTTCTACCTGAAGGCCCGCGGCCTGCCGGAAAAGCAAGCCCAGGCGCTGCTGATCCAGGCGTTCGTCGGTGAGGCGATCGAGCAGATCGCTGCAGATGATTTGCGCGAGCATGTGATCGGCATTGCCGAGCGCTGGCTGGAGCGTCGGTCATGA